In a genomic window of Oncorhynchus keta strain PuntledgeMale-10-30-2019 chromosome 26, Oket_V2, whole genome shotgun sequence:
- the pigc gene encoding phosphatidylinositol N-acetylglucosaminyltransferase subunit C, which yields MGADSGSGAAPGPAVPWRKVLWERQPFPDNYVDCRFLEELRRNEGLRQYRYWAVVQEAGLVAQQISCVALFLTLWLYMEQSLLSPSTLLWTGLLCALLGYGLYQALAPRGDSDNHHRTRWSDLQSASIFLSFTFGFSPVLRTLTESVCTDTVYAMTALMLLAHLVAFPYAQPSPPGSLSLNAALFASVCLASRLPGDLHTSGGLDSSSSPSSPSSLHTFTMLCWALLVFALWPCLLQRLRDCAPWVFGCVCVLVGVCGVGGLGSLWPGGAVLLAALLGTVTLLCPLLLIRLQSDKDNIQGPWDEAEIREDLTHFLH from the exons ATGGGGGCAGACAGTGGGTCAGGGGCAGCCCCAGGCCCAGCAGTGCCCTGGAGGAAAGTTCTATGGGAGCGTCAACCCTTCCCTGATAACTATGTGGACTGCCGCTTCCTGGAGGAGCTCAGGAGGAACGAGGGCCTCCGCCAGTATCGCTACTGGGCCGTGGTGCAGGAGGCAGGACTGGTGGCTCAGCAGATCTCCTGTGTGGCTCTTTTCCTCACTCTCTGGTTGTACATGGAGCAG aGCCTGCTCTCCCCTTCCACGCTGCTGTGGACCGGCCTGCTCTGTGCCCTGCTGGGCTATGGACTCTACCAAGCACTGGCTCCGCGGGGAGATTCAGACAACCACCACCGTACACGTTGGTCTGACCTGCAGAGTGcctctatcttcctctccttCACTTTTGGGTTCTCTCCTGTCCTCAGGACTTTAACAGAGTCAGTTTGTACAGACACGGTGTACGCCATGACAGCCCTGATGCTGCTGGCCCACCTGGTGGCCTTCCCCTACGCCCAACCTTCTCCCCCTGGGAGCCTCTCTCTCAACGCTGCCCTGTTCGCCTCTGTCTGCCTGGCCTCGCGCCTCCCCGGGGACCTGCACACCTCCGGTGGCCTggactcttcctcctctccctcctctccctcctctcttcatacGTTCACCATGCTCTGCTGGGCCCTGTTAGTGTTTGCCCTATGGCCTTGCCTGCTGCAGCGGCTGAGGGATTGTGCCCCGTgggtgtttgggtgtgtgtgtgtgctggtgggtgtgtgtggggtgggggggctgGGTTCTCTGTGGCCTGGGGGGGCTGTGCTGTTGGCTGCACTGTTGGGGACTGTGACCCTGCTGTGTCCTCTGCTGTTGATCCGACTGCAGAGTGACAAAGATAACATCCAGGGACCCTGGGATGAAGCCGAGATACGAGAGGATCTAACACACTTTCTACATTGA